GTGACAATAAATGAGCAGCAAGCTGAGTCAGGGATTGTAGTAAGAGTTACTTCAACTGCACAAAGCAAATTCAAGGTATCAATGACGCCTTTTTTACAAATATTCCTCTGTCTTTGTCTCTTTGTCTGTTGCATTTTTGCTTCCGGTTAATATGATGTTGGATTATAATATTGAAGGCTGATTTTTCAGTTGCTCTATTTCGAACAAGATGCAAATGGTGGCTATGGTTTGGCATTGCAGGTAATACTTATTGTTCTAGTGCTAATACTTTTACTCCCTCCTCGCTCTTTGACTTGTTAATTTTACCAAAATATTGGTAATAAGTTGAAATTGCTATACCAACCATGAGTGAGTTGAGATTGTAAGCTGCCCCAACCACCTGGGGCGAGAACATGGGTTCAGATCTCACAGAAGAAGCTCTGTTAGGAAAAAATGCACAACCCTTAGGTGCTGCTGCAGTCGAATGAGGATTAATCTCATAGGCAGTTCATATGGACCAAACTCTTGAGGTTACCTTGTGGTTTAAGCCCCCCACCCCCCAAATTGAAATGACTATTAACTTTGTATTACTGGCATTTGCTTCAAGGATGGTTGTCTCCAGAATGTTAGATCATCAAAGTGTTCTCTATTAACTTATAAATGAAGTTCTTCCCTCTGTCCACCCCCATTTTCTTTCCCCTTTACTTGTAGCATCATGTTGATAACGACTGTGCTTTAAATAACAACCCTTGAACGTGgttctatttttgtttcaaaaaatgcGGAAGAACGACAACACAAATTTCAAGATATGGTGGCTGCTACTAAGCCTTTGTTTGGCTTGTGAATCATGCCTTGCATCTTCATTATGTAAAGTAATTAGCTGTTAGTCTCACAAATCAGAGAAAGAGATAACACAAAATTGTGTTGAGAGAGTGGTGTGTTGTTTGCAACCTAATGAATTGTGTTAATATACACTTAATTCTTCTTAAGCTATTCCTAATTGATTCATAGATTGCAAAAATCGCAACTAGTTTATTGAAGGAGTAGTTGTGCAATTAAAAATGGGCGTTTATTAAGCTAGTGTTAGGATATACAAATAGGGATGTGATGGCTGATTCGCTGATTGTGGCTCCCCCACCAACACCTATACCACTACTAACAACCTAGGAAAACAACTACTAACAAACTCCTAATTATCCCTATTTGTATATCCTAACAGCTAGTATTCTATGCAATTGTCTATACAGGAAGATAGTGAGAAGGCTGGCAAGGTGACATCTGCAGGAATGTACTTCTTACATTTTCAAGTGTACAGAATGGATTCAACTGTGAATGCGGTATGGAAATTGTGTTAATTGGGTTTCTTTTCCTTTGTTGCACGATATTTGGAAACTGGTGGTCACTTTTAGTGCTGTGGTGCAGTTAGCAATGGCTAAGGATCCTGAAGGGGCTTTCTTTAAAAGGTTGGAAGGTCTTCAACCTTGTGAAGTCTCAGAACTAAAGCCTGGCACACATATATTTGCTGTTTATGGtctgaataatttttttgcttCATTGTTCTTTGGCTTGTTTGGGATGTTTTTTCACGTAAACTAATTCAAGTTGATATTGTTTAGGTGATAACTTCTTCAAGACTGCTAGCTATACAATTGAAGCAGTTTGTGCGAAATCACATGAAGATACCACCCAAAAACTTAAAGACATTGAGGCTCAAATTTTAAGAAAGAGGAATGAGCTACGTCAATTTGAATCAGAATATAGAAAGGTTATTATTTTGTGTAGTTATTCATGGTTTGAAGTTTGTTCTATGGTCCTTAAagtgatgtttttctgaatactTTTCAGGCATTGGCACGCTATCAGGAAGTGACAGAAAGATACACAAAAGAAAAACAGTCTGTATGTTCTTTTAACACATGCTACAGTTATAACATTAATGCATATTCTAGAAATTTATACATTTGCATTCTTCCCACAGCTTAGCTGATAATTAGTTGGAAAAAAATCACATCTGCTCCATTAAGTTGTAGCAAGCTGGATCAGTTGCAGGTTTTGCTCACCTGGCTTACATGACTGGCCGATAATCTGTAGCAATCACGTATTATAATTTGACATTTGATAGAGCAAAAGGAAACAACTCAGCTGTCGAGCCATACCTTATTTTGGCCTTTAATATACATTGTTATGTGAATATGTTGTACATAATGTCAAAGAAAACTCTTTTCACTAAATTTCCAGTTTTCAAGATGTCCTGAGTTGTTTTCACTTTATTTCTTTCTTGAGTCAACGTTTTGTAGAGAAAACGGTGAAAAGATGAAAAAGTTGTTTTTAGTGTATTTcatacaaaattttgaaaaaaggaaacaaaatgaAACTGAGGTAGCGTTTTGTAATTGAAACTGAAcagaaattgaaaatattaaatgttttcTGAAACCAAACAGacataaaacaaaatgaaaacaaagtgatattttttatttattgctaTTGAAAATATATCAATTGAAAATGAATCTAGAAAATAAAGGAAACGGTTTATCATAGTTTACCCTGACATTACCATTAAATGTGTTAGCACTTCAGTGTTTATTCACTTACAATTACAATATGATGTAACTTAACTTTCTGTCATTTTCTGGCTACCCAGGTAGATGAGCTTCTGAAACAAAGGGACGGTATCCATTCTACCTTCACCATTGTCAAGCCAACCAACTTTAGTGGAAGTGGTAGTAATTTAAGCAATGGAAGTTCTAGCAAAATTTCTGGTGAAGATTCCAAAGGTGATAGCCCTGGCGAAGATGGAGGGTCAGATGGCAAGGATAAATCAGGCAAAAAGAAATGGTTCAACCTTAATCTTAAGGGTTCTGATAAGAGGTTGATTTAAAATACACTTCGTTTGCTTATCTCTTGGAATGATATGCGTGAGTGACTGTCATTCATGGCATCAAACTTATAGCAGCCCACAAATATATTGGTAGTAGTGTATGTCTGGAATTTTTTCATTTGCTTGGGTCTACAAAGTTGTAAACTGGTTGGTTAATCTGTTTATTGGTTTGTGATGCAGTCAAAGGTATACAGAGTAGCCTCTCTTTCTGTTTCCCATATTTTTGTTGTCCAATGAGACTCAGATTTTTCGATTTCCTTGTAGCATCACGAACATAAATACTTTTGATACTGTAATGATATGTTCATTCTTGTAACTGCCGTTTTATACGTTCTTATGCTTTATTGTTTAAAAGTCCAGCCTCTGCACAAATAATATTACTGAAGAAATAGGTCGTGTAGATGTTATAATTTTAGAATTAGGATCCCTTAAAGTAAGCAAATAGTTAGTAAAGTACGAAAATGTATTTACATATTGATTTGTTTATTCAATAGTTGATAACATTTATTTCACTCTGGCTGTTCATTTTAAGAGTTAGATACATTTGATTGTTCCATCTTGCTCCATATTGATGATTAACTAGAGCTCTCAATAGATCCCTAAACTCCAAAATTCcccttaatttttgtttttactaaatctttaatattaagtttcttattaaaataattttttttaaattcagatataatattttattattttttgtggatTTAAGGGAGAAGGTTCATAGGTCTATTATTTTGAtacttttttcttgaaaatttttttaaatatattttttttcgaaaaaatatcgaaaataaatttgaaaacatatttttctcagaaaaatttaaattatttttttctcaaaaaatttggagagaaaaattttaaaaaataaaaaaaactgaaacttTTATTCgaattagaaaaattataaataattttgtatcggaaaaaaattgaaattttttattagaaaattttaagaaaaaaatatttctcaaaagaaaaaaaaatgttgaaataaaaaaaaaatcgaatttttttttgaaaaagtgcaTAGACTCTACtaaacttataaaattttaggGGTTTTTAGTGTTGGGGACTGTTTTTTTTTAgatcttttttaattatgaattttttaactcTTAATAATTAATGGACTTGTAAAATTGATAACTCTTTTGATGATGCACAGGCCGGATTTGttcatttgattaaaattatattatctcACATGTATGGTTactattatcttttattttatctctttttgggagaaaaacataatttttctctAGTTGTTGTGTGGAATGGGGAGTGAATACCAGGGGGGCAGTAAAAAATTTGCTTGTTGTAGAGATTCGTTGATCCAAGAAGTTTTCTTTGGGCTTGTCCGTTTGGGCTTTCGTAGAGTCAAATAAGGgttttgtaccgtgcacccctACCATTTTACCTCTCACCtcccaaatttttttaaagacaattttgcctttgtttagtttatataaaattatgaaaaatttacTATTCTAGTTTTTCACCCCCACTttcgaaaattataaaaaatttattaactttcgaaaatttcaaactttcgaaataataccaaataagtattttgatttattcgaaaattttgtgaaattggaaactttcgaaatgtaattatgcagaaaaaattactaatttcgaaactttggaaaaataccaaactttcgaaatgaaatattccagaatttttcaaaattttggatgaatatgaaattctcaaagtgtatttttccagaaagcttcgaaagtttggatgaatttgaaacttccgaagcACATATACTTCGAAAATTCCAAACCTTCGAAGTAATTCATTTTCGAAAATTTcagaagtttcgaaactttcaaaacttttaattttttttaaaaaattacttaaacttccaaaattagatatcaaatttattactataaatgaattattctttattactattaatttattactattaatttattattataaatttattattatttattactatttattattaataaaaaattttacattTCAAACCTTTTCCTTcaatcaaaactttcgaaactgacttgtttcgaaaatatgaaactttcaaaattgttGCATTTCAAATATTTGCAAATGTTCGAATATTGTGTTTCGaatatttcaaattcaacaaattttttgaagGTTTTTATGAATTCTGGAAAAATACCTGTTTCGAAGATTTAGAATTCACCCAAACTCTCGAAATTTTGTATGAATTCTgtaaaattgtgtttcgaatatttcaaatttattcaaattttcgaaatccTCTGGAAattaaagtttcgaaactttcatgtttaaccaaagtttcgaaaatgtcAATAAAtcttactttttaatatttcgAATGTTTAAAATTGTCGATTTATATGGTATACTTTGTAACTTTCGAAGGGGGGTGTGTGGAATGGAgaggtaaatttttttattattgttttatccAATTGTAAAAAAGGGTAATATAGTCTTTTCCATTGGAATGGAGGGGTGGGAGGAAAAGGTagggggtgcacggtacaaaacTCGTCAAATAATCTCTAATCACAAATCTAAGGTAGTTGCTGAAGCAGCCCCAAGTGGAATTACCGAAAATGAGGTTTCGGTagtaaaaaatgcattttttttcttcttcttcatattATGAGCAAATACGGAGAAGTTAGATGATAATCTTTTGTTTATGGTGGAGAATCCTTCCTCTATGAAGATTATAATATTATCATGATCAGGGACAACATTGCCTTTGTAGTAGGTTGGAAATGTCTCCAAGTCTTTGTGTTTAACATAAACGTTTGATCTTGTGATAGTGCAGGGACAATTGTGTAGATAATTTGGCATATTTGTGCGGTGTagattttaatgattttatatcaaaaattaaatttatcaaacttAAGATATGAACCGTTTAATCTCATGATCATGTAATTACTATATGAATGTGTACAATCAGTAATAATGACAACTGTAAACCGgaatctaatttaaaaatagagttaaatgtgtattattatttttttaaactaaaaaaaaagtgtCACACACTCTACTCGAAATTTAAAGTATCTTGCCAATAATAAATTCCTAACCTAATTCCTAATTCTTAgagttttatttcttttgtacTCTTTGTTATTGACTCGAAATGTTTTTACCGGATTTTTGTCCTTCAATATTTCTTAACCAACACTTAGCCTCAATAAGTATCCAAAATTTTACTTCGGTTGATTTGAACTTTGAGCTAACACACAAGACATATACAGAAAATAAGGAAGTGTTATAAAAAGGAATGccattttgtaaaaattaaattgattaagagACTACCAACTTAAGATGCTTTCTTCAGAAACTGACAAACAAGTGGGGATGACTTTAAGCATAAAAACTAAGTTATGCTTTTAACTAAACAATTTCTTGTAATCTAAACAAAGTTTGTCTTGACTTCAATCCAAGAGTCTTATAGTTTATTTAGTTAGGCCATTATTGCTTCATCTACTAGGATTTTCCCAAGAGACAATCTGCCACAAAACCCAAGGAATTGTTTATAcagtttccttttttttaagaGTAAGCACATCAGTTCAAATGTATATAAAATCTCTTTCAAGTACCAAGTTCTGCCGACAAACCCCTTAACAAAGACACATATTAATTGCATATACATTCCTTATAAGTATAAAATTCATACATTTACATTATTGAACACACGCAATATATACTAATATAATGTTATCTGTTTGCTATGAGGTATGTATCAAAACAAGATAAGtttttatcatatcatatttttatctatttctcttattgtatttgtttttattctATCATATGTAATTAAAATTGCTTATATACAACATCATGCtgatttaatattaaatgtacAATGAGTTTAATTAGTAGTTATACAATATATTTCTTTAACTTTTATACACATACATATCATTACATTTCACAGCATATATATTTGTAAACATATTACTATGATAACAAAGTCACATAATTGTGAGATTTGATTATATGTTtgtataaaactttttacatctagaaaaataaatctatgatgagtttaattaaaatatacaattagtataatttttctaatatttttttaatcatattttatcaTGTAGATAAttgtgtttatattttttttacgggattatagatatatattttggaaattaaCTAATATAACAAAGTGGCTTAACATTGAGATATATGAATAAAATCCGAAACCCAAAATATAAACCTGTAAGCAAAATTAGCAAGGTATATATCTAAATTAGTGTCCGACTTTCAATTGGACTGaataagtttttcttttttcaaaaataacaaattttaataattagtattattaatattattagtattttattaaaataagattGAACCATCAAACTTTTTAAATCTTATCACTCTATGTCTTAACTTCTCCAACTCGATCTCAAAACTAACCTTATATATATCCCATATACATTGGATAAGTGGACGATAAAAAGAACgttaagtaaaataattttctataaatttatttgattaaatgacaaaatgATATGTACTTGTATAATTCTTAATTGGTTTGAAATAAATCTAAATTGGTTAACCTAATCTTAGATTTAGTGAGTTAGGTTCGTTGTTGAGTAATAGGAGAATCTAATTAGAATTGGGTTTATATGGCACTATACTAGTTTAATGGACAGTTTACCTAGCTATAGTATTAATTTGATGTCGTAGGTAGGTTAGCTAAAGCTAAGTAAAAGCATATACATTTTTCTCTGTTTTTCAAGGACAGGGAACTTAATTTCCGTGACGATTCTGTCAATTTTTTAGCCTGAAAGTTCTCTACAATGTATCAAGACATTTTTGTATCAATTCTATCACCATCCACTAATTCTATTTACTACCCTAAGCACGCTGCAATTGATTACTACTATCATTCGCTTTTCTATATCAAATTGAAGTATAGCAACATTAATTCGACCACCGTGTTATTGTTTCAGTCACAATCATctcatttatatttaatttaatagttattttttttaaataaaatatttcaatctaTAAATCTGCATAAGTcgaattttaactttttttcatGAAATTTTTTCAACGTCTCAACTTATACCATTAAACTACACATTTCaggatatttatttgatttctttGTGCTCGATTGTACATGTTTAAGATAAGAATCTGAACGGAATTTTGTCTTTACTAGATAGAAAGAGTTCCAGAATAATGAAAGTTGTCCTATGTTTGGAATAATTAACACGTTCTCACAAGGGAAATAAAAAGGGATTGTCTTCCCAGAGTAAAACATTGAGAATCTaggtatgatttttttttagcagttataataatatattatttaacacatataattttctaatttttatttggttaaaattgTTTTACCAAATCATGTGAATctcatataaatttaatataattgagttaaaaaatgtgttatttttatttttatcttaggAAAAGtctaaaattgaaagtagtaaCAAAGAACAATATTTTAGTCacaagagaattttttttaactcaaacaAGGTCAAATTTCAATACCTACTCTCACAAGCGACGTGAGACTGGATCTACTTCTCACAATATGTTGCAAAAACTATGATATCATGACAAatgaacatttaattttataatagtgaggaaatttttttattcttagaGACCTACAAAATTATTACATAAATAGTTGAACCATTTTGATTTAGTCGATTTTATTTCCACGTTGTCTTACAATTACATAACTTCAATTTTAAACCATTACTAATTATTTTCTACTTAAATGCACTCCACaccgtttttatttatttctctttattttttcatattaaagAAGAACTGAAGCAGGGCTACCTTTGGTGCTATTTTGAAACCTGCAAAGGAAGACTACAAATATTTGTAGTCTTTGTTCTCAATTTGGGATAtgaattgataattttatacaCATTTAGCgaattaaacaaaaatcaagaaaataGATTGAAGTTTCTGTTTGAACAGAAATATATGATAATTGATATAAgcggtttatatatatattttttacaaaatttggtGGGTCTCTTTCAATTTCGTGGAAAAAATTGGTGATTATATATACTactaattttttgaaaagatggtatgtaccaaaaatatataattttttttctgaaaagatggtgaatatatatatatggtctataattaattgaaaaggAATATAACTTTAATTGCAAAGATGATTTGTGTCACGGCGAATTACAAATGTTTTCGTTAGGTAGAAAATTTTGACTAATTTAGTGGTGTTTAAAATTGAAcagatatattttattgaaaaaatatatattgaacacatatttgtcaaaaaagaaaaacgaaaaattGAGCATACTACAAGGGGGACATGGTGGGTCACGTTAAGTGTTTTGATAAAGACTTAGAAGTAAGAAAACTTTATTTCTAAGGTCCGATTGtttatccttttaaaaaaagaagtatatatatatatatatactccttTCCgcattaaatataagtaaaatatttGTACTAAATTTATCAACTTTCTATAACTCATTTTGTTTATGTTTAAGActggaaaaaatatatataaaataaaattagagatTTTTAAGAATGTATACTATATAAACTATTTGAAAGTATAATAGAAAGacacttaaatataatttaaaaagtatataaaaattaaactttttcctcataactaaaatatatttttgttcataCTTCAtctatttcataaaaaaatcacGTTTTCAATAAATCCTTCTatcataatatttgttttttctatattaattaaaaatgaaatattatttattttttaatttatatattcttatttattatatcttgtTTTATTTAACTGCTCCACtaattactattactattaatattttaagtaaaaaaatcattttatcatTGGTAGTCAACACAACtaacatttttttcaagaagTGCGTATAATCCGAATGAGAGCACGGAAGAGTATATTTGAGTTCATGTGAATTTTTTGCTTAATAAAAAGCATATTTGAGTTCATGAGCTAATATGATGaaacaatttaaaaacaaattatggaCGCGCGGGTGGTACAAGgcattatgattatgattaattaattaattatactttATAAGTGGGAGATTACAAACCTACAAAAAGCTCTCACTCTCTTGGAGTTAGTAAGATTCGCATAGATCTCTCTCAAAGCTAGAAAACcaatattaaatatagatttcaaCGTCAATCACGCAAACAtcataaattaacaataattcaTCATGAACAACACGTAATGGTGGAGGGACCCAAACCCTAAGTTTAGTAAACACTCACCTGAGCGTTATCATATTCATTCAAATATCCTCCATGTCATACACATTATTAAAATGTCCTTTGTGACAAGGCAAATTATATGAATTGTATTTATAATGTGTGaaggtatatatttttattaaaacattGTTTAAATGAGATAATTTAATTCTCTTTCGGTTTACAATAAGTGGTCTAgagtttgaatttatttaaaaaatataatgacgTCAAAAATATTAAGTgagatatttaataattttatagtctAATTCAAGAGTTTATAATTATGATCGGAGATACAtgtattatttttgaaagagaaaaaatgtttttatttatttttcttcatattcATACCTATATTATGAACCAATCACATAGCTAGCTAGTTGTTTGGAAGCTTATTCTTGCTTTGACTTTAGTCACGAAAATGGGTATCATAGTAATTAAGTGATAACATGTGGGAGAAGAAGTGATCATGCGTGTCTAACATGGGATAACATAAACTttcacaaaagaaaaaacatgGGATAACATAAGTGGACAATATGATGATGCCACGTTGGCCATGCCAACAGTCATATATTAAGTGTAGGACGGTGTGAAATTAGATCTGAGCGTcatatatagttttatttagGATCTTGGATTCTGTCATATACTATGAAAGCTCTCTCTTGTTGTAGGGTAGTTTCCActttttcaatatatatgaatttggTGGTAGCTATGGTGGGTGAATATGTCGGCTCTTTGCCAAGGAATTATTAATGTAGGCTAAAATtgacaaagaaataaaataaatcgtttataaaaaaaaatggacaaaaatgaATCGGTGACATATAAGGCATGTGAAATAGTCCAATTAATTTATATCTAGATTTGATGCATGCAGACATATAACACTTGCGATTAAGATTACTTTTCAGAAATTCTTTGTATGAGATCAGCTGCAGAAGTAGTTGGAGTCAGCAGTAGCCAGGGTGGGGATAAAGACATGGGCTTCACGATCACTTTGTTTGCCTTATTGGGTTTCCTTCATTTCATCAATAGTCAATAGGTCccttattttagaattttgttggatataatattgatattatttttaattattttaaataatttttctagtttttatatttaattagttttaaataaataaaaattttaaattaattttgacataaaagTATTTGCATGGTAGTACTCACATTTTTATGAATATCTAatcatttttctctttatttttcagTTTGAATTATGTGTATTTTGGTTCTAAAAAACAAGCCTAACACATATTGATAAAGGTTAAAGACAAATTTTGGGATTCAAGCctttttaaagtttataataatatttagttaaattttatatttttattttttcaaaaaagtttggaatgaaaaatcatttgtaattgatttctttttaatatttttgaattaataataaaatttatttatttaatattttttaaaataatatttattttacataaaattttattattttacatttgaaaatattaaaatatatagaatCGTAGAGCCAAACATATATTAAGGTCTAGGCAAATTTTAAAAGGAGTCATTTTagaagttaataataatattttagtaaaacaacaatatttttatttaaattttatatttttatgaatttaaggataaaaataatttattaaattatcatagTTGATTTCgttttcaattaataatttaatatttgtcaaGACATTATTAatctaaaacaaaaacattgaaTGTTTAGATTAagatatgaaaaaaattaaaagtctCTAAATTAAGACTGAATGGGAAAATATTAGAACAGTTAAACTTAATTGATCTcaccaaaataattttttctttcacaGTTACAAAAATATGACGTTTTATTTTCACAAGATATTAATATCTAGCACTATTAGAGTTTATTTTCACAGTCACAAAAATATGAAGTTTTAATTTCACataatttagtttaaaattgtaattaaacctATAATCAATAACATTCCACTTTTTTCCTAAAAAGATAATATTCCCTTTTAAATGCAAAGAATATACGATATTACAAAAATACCCAAAAATAATTTCGAtttgaaattttagaatttcTGGCTGTTGCTGAGAGAGTTGATGGATGTGTAACTGTTAGGCATCGTAAGTATAGTATCGTAGAAAAAAGGGGGACATGACTGAGCATAATGAAGAGAT
The genomic region above belongs to Cicer arietinum cultivar CDC Frontier isolate Library 1 chromosome 4, Cicar.CDCFrontier_v2.0, whole genome shotgun sequence and contains:
- the LOC101491667 gene encoding chaperone protein dnaJ 15 codes for the protein MGMGSKMEGPSTPAIRRDPYEVLSVSKESTDQEIKTAYRKLALKYHPDKNASNPEASELFKEVAYSYSILSDPEKRRQYDSAGFEALDADSMDMEIDLSNLGTVNTMFAALFSKLGVPIKTTISANVLEEALNGTVTVRPLPIGTSVSGKVEKQCAHFFGVTINEQQAESGIVVRVTSTAQSKFKLLYFEQDANGGYGLALQEDSEKAGKVTSAGMYFLHFQVYRMDSTVNALAMAKDPEGAFFKRLEGLQPCEVSELKPGTHIFAVYGDNFFKTASYTIEAVCAKSHEDTTQKLKDIEAQILRKRNELRQFESEYRKALARYQEVTERYTKEKQSVDELLKQRDGIHSTFTIVKPTNFSGSGSNLSNGSSSKISGEDSKGDSPGEDGGSDGKDKSGKKKWFNLNLKGSDKRLI